In Methylacidiphilum infernorum V4, a single window of DNA contains:
- a CDS encoding HAD family hydrolase, with translation MNKPPLYPWAALFDWDGVIVDSLKQHEKSWRLLALEQGKEIDPHFMEKTFGMKNETIISQYLGWTQNLEEIYKLSKRKEELYKNIVREEGLQLVEGIIGFLNALKKKHIPMAVCSSTTKTNISFVLEQLGLSPYFSVLVCAEDVKEGKPSPMPYLLTAQKLGYPPTHCVVFEDAPAGVESAIAAGMHVVALTTTRSKESLEKADIVVQSWQELSIEKIDALFALGCNSHPC, from the coding sequence ATGAACAAACCTCCTCTTTATCCATGGGCTGCTCTTTTTGATTGGGACGGAGTCATCGTCGATTCACTCAAACAACATGAAAAAAGTTGGCGACTCCTTGCTTTAGAACAAGGAAAAGAGATCGACCCGCATTTTATGGAAAAAACTTTTGGAATGAAAAACGAAACCATCATTTCTCAATACCTTGGATGGACACAAAACTTAGAGGAGATTTACAAGCTTTCAAAAAGAAAAGAAGAACTTTACAAAAACATAGTCCGGGAAGAAGGGCTTCAGTTGGTCGAGGGAATAATAGGCTTTCTCAACGCTCTTAAAAAAAAGCACATTCCCATGGCCGTATGTTCTTCGACAACAAAAACCAACATCAGCTTCGTATTGGAACAACTTGGCCTTAGCCCTTATTTCAGCGTCTTGGTCTGTGCAGAAGACGTTAAGGAAGGCAAGCCCAGTCCAATGCCCTATCTGCTCACCGCCCAAAAACTGGGTTATCCTCCAACCCATTGCGTCGTCTTTGAAGATGCCCCTGCCGGCGTCGAATCAGCCATAGCTGCAGGAATGCACGTAGTGGCTTTGACAACAACCCGATCAAAAGAAAGCTTGGAAAAAGCCGATATAGTCGTTCAAAGCTGGCAGGAGCTCTCGATAGAGAAAATTGATGCCCTCTTCGCTCTCGGCTGCAACTCCCATCCTTGTTAA